Within the Hermetia illucens chromosome 6, iHerIll2.2.curated.20191125, whole genome shotgun sequence genome, the region ccgatctcttgctgTGCGAAGTTCGAGAAAGAAAGAACTCAGGGAACGCCTTCCTTCTATCTTTCTACTTTCGGAATTGAGTTCTTCCTGCGCAAAAAATGGCGCGGGGCGAGATCTGGAGTCGTTAAAAAGATGCGGTGCCGAAAGCATGGCGTGGCAGGTTCAAGGAGGACGAGTTTCTGGACGTAATAAGTAAAATCATAGTTATTTTGGTGGCAAAACAGTGAAAACGATGAAATTAGTGTGTACTGACATTTCTGAAATAattaattgttttgtttttgtatctCATGTGTACTATATAGGCGTACCTACATCCTCTCCTTTGTATAAGCTTTCGAGTTTACCACCAGTTCTTTAAATTACCATTGTGAAAATTACATCACTTTGGCGCCATTGATTATATTCATGAATAAAAAACCAAGTTTCCATATCAACTTCAATTATTGAAGTGCCTTTGATCTACCTCCATCTCACATCACCCTTCCACACCTTCCGCAACATCTTGTTCTCACCTCATCAAAATAGAATAATGATCACTTGAAATCTGATGTCCTGCATAAGTGCCACTGCTTCAATTGCTCCAAAACCACTCACCCCATTCCGACAATACACTTGATATATCTTAAGTTGTACGCACAAACGTGCATCCATATCCATACATCTTACATACATACTCTCATTGTAATCATATGTAACCCTAGAAGTGATGACACGCATTATAATGCCGTAAATATTTATGCATGTTCCTGCTACATATAATATTTCACAAATGTGATACGATGTGTAGTAAAGTAAGTGTAATTGATGGAGTTGAGGGTAATCTTAGAGCAACAGGCAACAATGAACAATCCACAGAAATGTTTAGAAGACAAAAACCCGACCGGAACACTTGCAATGTTGTGCGCTCGCTTTTGTCATTTGCAGTCCGAATATGATGGAGTCTTAAGGGAAGATCAAATTAACTTGCGGGTAAATTAATACACCTACTCCTTAAGCGCACAATACCGTGATGATGTATCGTTTACGTAACTGAATCAaaccaaatacaaaaaaaatcttaatgCTACGAATCCACGCGAGAACAATAGGATGCAAACTTTATTATTGCATCGAGGGCTCTTTGCCCTGTTTAAATGACACTGCATTACAGAATTCATTTATCTTTGCCGTCGGGCTAGctttgcaaatatttgttctTATTTAACCCACATTGGTCAAATAAACTTTCAGTGGAATCCTTAATCTCCATTTGATATACGTAgtttatatgcatacattaggGGCGCAACTCACCTTTGTCTATCAAGAAATAACAAAGATACCGACGGGTATTCCATTCTCaatggaaagaaactttctccaTCTAATGTCTCTGTTATTATCACCACTGCTTTATAAAAGCACCCAACTCTACTATTGTTCACTGCACTAGACCCTACTTAAAATGTACATGCATCTAGAATTCACTATATTTTTTCTACATTTCAGATTCGACAAGTTCTTCCTGTTGAGATAAGTCAACAAAGCTAGGGTTATCAGCAGAAACCGTATATACAATCAACGTTTGCGTTGAATCAAGATGATTCAAAATCCATCGAAGTACCACGCGAATCCGCTCTCCCATTTCCTCTCGCTTCACAGTTCGGCCAACAATCATCTTCACCACGCATCATCGCATCCCAACCAGCCAATCACCCATCATCAACTCACAACTTCGGATGTGACGACATCCTTAGATGTGGGAAAATCTTTCACCATAGCTGCCATCCTTGGCCTCCACAAAAACGCCATCGAGCATAGAGAGAAAGAGCTGAATAATGTGATGAACTTATCATTAAACAGTCACCACAATCATAACCAAGCACTTCACCATAATCAGAAAGGATCAACGCTGGTGTCGAGCAATAGTAGTAGTAACCATAGTGCACTTAGTGTAAATAATTTCGATTGTGATAATTTAAGTGCGGCTAGTGTTGTACAGCGATACTTACCGGCGGCAGCTGCTGCAGCTGTGAATGGCGTACCGTGTGCCAATCAAAGCCCGTTCCGGTTGAATCATTTCGGGCATCATATCGCGGGCGGTAATGGAAATGGTGGACAATCGGCTTTGCAGAGTTTGCAACAGTTGCACCAACATCATGCCCAGCAAGTTAGTTTAGGATTCCAAAGTCGAGAGAAATCGAAATCAGGTATGTAACGCTCAAGTTCGTATGTAGACATtcgcttcaatagacttcccgccttattttcactaatggcggaaatcacttctatggtgtaacctaacaaaactctcaaaaaccgtttttgaagaaaactgtttttgaaattatcaccaattgaaatttcaaccaaattcaaacagactgaaaagtCGGCGCCATGTCGTGTGACGTCACAACTCTAGCCAAAAAACTTCAGTAGCCTggcaactggcagttactcataaaaatataaacctgTCAGTATTAATTTCCCACGTGAAATGCTAAGGAGGAAGATGAAAGattgtttcgtgccttgctgcataaataactccacaaaaaccCCGTCAGAAAGCTTTTTTGGCTGTTCCGAAAGGCAATTTTCAGAAGAAGTGGATCGCCATCGTCCGACGGAATCTAATTCCTTTGGAGccaggtttaaattgtgaggatcatttcagtGAGTTAACATTGTTTAAACTTTTAACTTCaattttaattgataatatacaatTGCATTAGAATTTTGcgtcactattattcaaattcaaatcaagtcacaatGGAAGATATACCGCCGAATATTCAACGTGCCTAAGGTTCGAATCCAGATTTCAGAAACATACGTTTTATTGCCGCTCAggtaaaaatgtcagaatttgctataCAGCTTCTTACCATTACTACCGAACAGTAAAGTAACTTGAAGGacaaaaactgattgattacttaaaaagtaacaaataacaagtaacaagtaacaaacactaaaccggatGCCTTCACGTAGATAACATTCAAACTGCTTGCTCGATGGCGTCATGCGTTTTATTTTCCGACTTttaagaattcaatttttaaaccattataagtAGCAAATGAGCGTTCCGAATTGgtttttttaacggatatggtaatttggcaGGTGAAATTACTATTTTGGGCGTAAAAAcatatgtgtgtgtgtttgaggtgcgggagaggcaaagcctctgatcAGTCAgatcttagtggtccattgtactcaattCCCCCATCgaacggaatatcctggattcgtttatgtatcgcagaatttccgttagtggatgtgctgctacccgctgcagttggagcacatcagccccaaaaatctgatgtctaatgcgtccataggcactcacatagaaaatgttccgtggattccgcttcctcattacaggatggacacatatCACCTTGGATAATTtctgttctgaacatatgcccaactagtgaattatggccagtcagaatgctcacaatacttctgcaaattttcctgcttttcgacaggataaactttgcggtatgtttgttgggttctgacaggaaaagtttggtctgtcgagcagcattaaggcttcgccacctgtcattatgggaagtttgttcccagcttttgatagcagcatcagccaatgctactaataccccaattgctggttccggccgGGCAtgaggaaagttgaagcctcttttgctaaggcatccgagagtTCAATTCCCtcaacaccacaatgaccagttgCTCAGAGGAAAGCCACCGTATTCAATCTAAAAAcaaagttcaatcggtttctatattcctgaacaatttttgaggtgatcaaagtacaactcaacgccctcaatgcagcttgactatcgctacagattgcgatgcgcctgcccttcaacggctagtcaatcatccaggttgccgccttagactgttgtgtattgtcccaaaggaaaagcccacttctcgtttttattcaagaggtatACTCCttctccagaaccattttctgtttttgagccatcggtatagaagacgtcagtatatcctgacaagtATTCTTCTGATTCGTACGAGCTTCctattcgtttcaagataaaatcatatcttctaccaaacagatgtatgtggATCTgataatcggaaggcattgcgaaaactaaaaTCAGTTCTCCCAAAGAGTCGTCCAATCCcctgtgccccccacgtccattgttttcccatagatctattCGAATTAGTctgtgagctgctctcattgcagtgctctgaatatacAAATCCAAGAGGTGCAAATTGactaatgcattcagagctgcgccggatgtagtGCTCATGGCATCGGTGATACCCagccacacagttctttgcagtgtggctagtttacagcgaaaactcttttgtttcaccttaacccaccatactACGAATGCGTAAGCGAACATCGCcccaatgatagcaacatatatccacattactacctgaggcctaagtccccatgtcgagacaaaggtccgcctacacagcctataagctgtgagagctcgtttcatcttggtctctacatgtttgttccaaagaagcttcttatctagaataactcccagatattgcaCTTCTTTGGTGAGTTGAAGGGTTTTACCCCTCATTTCTGGAagacaaagaccattcagtttcctcctttttgtaaataataccattgtggttttatttggagttACTGAAAGTCcttgcctgaggcaccaactgtcaaacaAATCGATGACGCGTTGTATATTTATACACACCATtctgagatctcgaccaacagtcagcacagccacgttatccgcataagcttgaatgtgtattggcagatttcacagttcgtatagtagtgagttgatcagcatactccacagaagtggtgatagcatacctccttgagggcagccttcaGTTTTTAGGTATCGATCAACACCcatttcagcacacagcaatctctgcgttagcatagcgtggcGGTGTAGGTTCATCAGCACCTAAGAAATGTCGTCGATACTGCAAGTAGGTATCGAAGGGCATTTCCGCCATGTCAGCCAGTTCCAAATGATATGCGAAGTTTTTCACACTTCTGTCCATCAAGCTTTACATTAAAATTCATATATGTAATTGATCCCGTTGCCTTTACAGCACGCGGCTAGAAATACATAAAATCCCACACAGCTAACCAAATATGACATAAAATATGATTACGTCCTTGGTAGGACtgtaaaattatataaaaataaatatataacgaCACGATAGATTCGGAGAGCCACAGTTCCAAGAACTGTGGTAGTCTATCAGCACGGCTAACAAGCAGGCTTTCCCGAATTTAAGGATGTTTTCTAAAGGGAGAAAGCGGGCATTTTTTCATTTGAGAGAACCCTAGCACTGTATTTTCCTCCTAAGTATGTCCCAATTctttgaggacaataagtaCAACGGTCTTAgatttcttaaaaaatattttcactagTAGGCAGGAAGTCAAATTGCCTCATCCAGTTGCGATTTCGTCCTTCAGATGAGTCGGATGACATGACTGCAAAAACCGGTTCACATGGTGTCTTATTTTTGTGCAATCATAACCTTAGAAACCCAATTTACAAGTTTGGCTATTCGTACTATGTAGTCACCAAACCATTCGTTTATTCATCTTCAAACTTTTCGATGTCTAACCTGATAATGGGAGGCTCATATCCCCAACATTTGATTTCCGCCATCGATATCTTACTCCAAGGAAGTAGTGGTCGTTCCACGATATAAGCGTATGTCGAGGATGGTAGAGACATCTTATTTTTCGATGAGAACTTAACTTCTTAGATTGTATGTATAGAAAGATCCACTGTCGTTTCTGAATTTTTTTGTCACGAGGGTGTGCGAAGGGATCAAGAAGTTTCTACTGTATAAGGTTGTGTCCTCCAGTGGTCCCACGGCACGGAAGACGGCCTCTTTCCCAACCTTAGCGTTGAAGTCGCTGAGGATTATCTACAGTCTGAGGTCAGTAAATCAAAGGTTAATTCAAAACAGGTGAGGAATTCGTTTTTTACTGAACCGTCCTTGCCAGATAGTCTCGGAGCGCACACACTCTTCCGTTGATTAGTTAAAATATATGATTATATCGTACTATTGCCTGTGGCGGATATATGTCCCGTGGAATctgataataatttttttgaattggGAGAATTGAGCCCGATCGCTCATCCATGCCTGACCCGTTAATGCAAATTACTATACCTCGATGTGATCATTCGAACAAAGGAGCAGTCAACGCGTGTATCAAACTCAACACAGGACATCAAGAAGCGAGGTTTCAATAGTCAACCATGGAGGCACTTTAGATCAGCTTACTGGCTAACAGGTTGTGACTGGTCAAGAAATTCAACCTCATGGCGCTATTAAACCAACAAGAAACAATCGTCGTCAACTTTTCGACATTGTTTTCCAGCGTACCCATAGTTCAAGAAACAATACTTTTCGTCAATGCAAGGTGAGTGCAATAAGTAAAATGAAGAAGGTACATCGAGACAGTATACTGGATTTGGTATACCAACTTCGGTTACGTTAGATACCGACGCCACTTAAGCAGTAAACAATGATCAGCCCGCTCCTCCCATGCTTATAAGTGCAAATAATAGGGAAGATACGAGCTGTGGAACATATCAAAATAGTTGCCCAGACGCAGCCCAAATCATATTACTAACTGAAACTACCCTCTCCAAATATTGGGTGGAGTTGCATAAAGGCCAAGACAACATATAGCAATTCTCCAGTGACCCAAAGGCGTTAGGATACGTTGAGACGAAACATCGACTTATTCCGTCAGATGATTCACAAGCAGTAGTTGGGGAGTGCTCAAAAAATGTGGTGTCGGAAGAGCAATCCAAAGGGCGAAGCAGAGCGATTTATACGTCATCACCGACGAAAATTATGACGTAGCATGGAAGACACTAACAAGTCATTGTAGCAATTAACGACTGATGGTATACACGCTATTGTATAGACTAATTCAGCAACCTACGATTACTTCAAAATGCTGCAGTGTCTTGAGAAAGCTTCATGATGTTTAGTGACTCAAGACCTTTCAAATCAATATCGAGAGCTGGGATCGCATTAGATATTTTATTAAAGAAGCTCGACAGAGCAACATTTGTACGAACAAACCGTGGCCTCACACGTGAACTGCAGACAACTGATGCATTTCTCGTCTTTCTGGAAAGACGCTTATAATCTttagaagctgtttatagtgaGAAGAAAACTACAGCTGAGAGCAAACCCAAGAGCAATCCAACGTGGGCTCGAATATCCACTAAGGACAGTGAAACTCCCCAGTACAAAAACTGTAAGGAGTTTCATCGAATCTATGCATGCGAAATCTTCCGGCAATTAACCATCTGGAATTGAATAGCTAAAATCAAACAACTGAGGTTATGTTGTTTTAGCGCAGGAAGTTGCCTTCAATGTGGACAAAGGCACAACACGCTATTACATATCGAATCCACCATACACCAAATAGCCAAGAAAGGGCAAGTTTCACGTACTGCGAGGGTCGAAGGCTCTGCAGATGCCAACCATTCCATTGCATTATGTACTGTTAGGTGCCGTACTCATTAAAATAGTAAATCAAAAGAAATGAGAGTCTTGCTGGATAGTGGTTCTCAAATCAACATAATTAGAGAAACTGCcataaaaaaattggaattaCAGCCTACCAGGTATTACATACATATTCGTGGTCTAAGGAGAGCATCGGAACAATCACAGCAAAAAGTTACACGGTCGCTGCACGAATCACGAATCACCACGTTTGCAAGCAAACTAGATGCTATAGTCTACCAGGGAACATTCAGCTAGCCGATCCTCACTTTGACCAAAAAAGACCCATTGACGTACTTCTCGGGGCTAACTTCTACTACGAATTCTTAGCAACTGAGCAGATACAGCTATCACTACTGAAAAACATGATTTTCGGCCGGGTAATTGCCGAATTATAACATCTCATCAGAAACAGGTCATTTGTGGCATTCTCAACACCGATCATCGCAAGCGTAGCGGATAAATGGAACGTTTTTGGTAATTAGAAGAACCGAAATCTTCCGGAAACCCTGCAATGACAACACAAGAAGTGAAGTGTGAAAATCGTTTCCCACAAACCACGAGAAGGATGAACAACAGACGTTTTATTGTGAGACGTTCAAAGAAGACCCTGAGAAATTCGGTGCATCGAAGGACATCGCTGAGCCGCTTTCTCCAACTAGAACGGAAGTTAGAACGCAACCTGAAAttacataaaaaatacaaatacaagTTTATAGACAAATACAAGCAACTAGGACATACGACCGAAATTGCCgtaaaaagtaaaagtaaaaatcCGAGCCCTCATTACTTTCTTCCACATCATTGCGTGCCCAAACCAGAGAGCACTCGTATGCTACGTCCGCTGCACTATATTTAGTCACCAAATGCTTACAACAACTGTCTTCACAAACAGTGCATAAATATATGGTACACTTGGTTCATCTGTATTAAGACAGAATTTTTATATGGACGATTTGATGTGTGTGCAGAAGTCATTGAGAAGCAACAGCAACTACAAACAGTCCTACAATCAGCAGGTTTTAAACTCCACAAAAAGTGTTCGAACAACGAGGACTGCTTAAAAACATTCCTATTGAAGACCGGGCACTCCAACTGGACATAACACCAGAAATGGAGGGGAATATAGAGACACTAGTTTTAGATTGGATACCAAGTCAGATGAATTCCAGATTAGATGCCCTTATGCAGATGGTTACGAACAGGTTAGCGCTATCAGACATCGGCCATATATTCGATCCGCTAGGATTGATGACACCAGTTACAGTTACTGGCACTTCGCACTGTTCACCTTCTATATGCAAAATCGAAGGTGGCACCACAGTAACCCTGACAAGATTGGAACTGTACCCGCCGAGGTTGGCGGCTGAATTCCTTCATCGGATTTCTTTATTCGGACTATACGGAAAAGATGGGAGAAACTATAAAAAGCTTAAAGGAGGACGACGAACAACTCCTGCAACTAATGAAAAATCAGGCCCTCATCTTGGACTCCGCCGTCAATGTAGTGTTGAATTTGGAGAAATTAAGCCAAAAAACAATACAAGCTCTCAATGTGGCTCTGAACCATACCTTCTCACAACAAGATAACCATGGAAAGGAGGGACCAAGAAGTCATGCATGTCTGCATGCAACAGCTTTGCAATTCTTAGTATCAATCAACCACTATCGAAAGGTACAAACAAGTTTACTATTGAAGGATGCATTATAGCAGAGCACGTTATCTCTCGATTAAAACTACCATTTGAGTCATCCACCATAATTAAACCTtttgcaataaattctgaaaattcggTGGATATAGAATGCGTAGtttcaccaaaaaaaaactttattattaaacgaaaaaataatttcttttttaagtatttcaaaaaataaaaaagaaaaaatactatAGTGCAAAAATGTGACCTTTCTCTCGCTTAAATGTTAAGTCAGCAGTTTTCActatcattttaattttttgagatatttttgaaaaaattatttcttgTTTGGAAAACTAGAAGTAAAAAATTTAgggcaaatcgcatttttttcgaCCCTACGCACTCCATAtccaacaaattttcaaaatttattgtaaGGGGCTAAATACAGCGGATTTTCAAAGGATTCGACTTGCTTTCAATTTATGATATATGAGAattcattgatttttatatcaaaaattcaggGGGTAATTACAACGTTATTTTGATCGTAGTTCCGTTATTATTTATTCCACTGACTTTTATCATACCTCATTTGAAAggccttttcaagcactttaagagagctttagatcaatttccaccaaaagttgattttgcgttatttgaccttgaaactattaattttttttagacattacgaatttgtacttacaaaaaaataaaaagatttattCCTTTTATCATTtaatattctttgttttttgcttAATATCATTTCGATATGAAATGCATGGTTTTCAATCTATTTGtgaaaaaccgttgaaaaacatgcattttttcgatgaaaaaatgacaTGTTTaaacatgaataactcgaaaactactacttgtacgaaaaatttctacaaaacattttttgcttagaattgaccatttaatcgataTCTGTGATTattatgagaaaaaaaaatttcacctcgTTTCTTATgtcatcctctacttccaccataaatttcatatcaatcggtcttgattgaaagaattcggaggttgaaagctttaatgactgcACTAATATCGAATAAGATGAAATATAAATGCATGTGAAATGAGCTTAATCAAGCATACTCCCTCCAAAGAACGGTGAAAAAGATGACCCACCACGATGGATCCAGTTGCTAACCGCAAATCGTTCGATTTATTTTATACAATAGAAGACAAGAAGGAGGCAAATGTAGGCTGTGGTACAAAATTTACTCAGGTGAATCTAGAGGGAAGTGGTATCATTGAACTGCCTGATGGTTATAATATAATAGAAGAATCTGTAGCTAATCAAGCGCACCAAGTATTCCCAAGGAACCTTAACATTTCATTTGCACCGATTGGAAATCTTACCAAAATCGTTGTACCATCACATCTCATCAAGTGAAGCCACCACGAAAACAT harbors:
- the LOC119659733 gene encoding homeobox protein Hox-A5; translation: MIQNPSKYHANPLSHFLSLHSSANNHLHHASSHPNQPITHHQLTTSDVTTSLDVGKSFTIAAILGLHKNAIEHREKELNNVMNLSLNSHHNHNQALHHNQKGSTLVSSNSSSNHSALSVNNFDCDNLSAASVVQRYLPAAAAAAVNGVPCANQSPFRLNHFGHHIAGGNGNGGQSALQSLQQLHQHHAQQVSLGFQSREKSKSDHISSKKSTLKSKRVRTIFTPEQLERLEAEFERQQYMVGPERLYLAHTLQLTEAQVKVWFQNRRIKWRKHHLEITQQRLAMIRQRQIPATEEANNTNCPTNSLENPLATHLHRSESDLSICNDSLDTESIHDGEDG